The Acidimicrobiales bacterium genome window below encodes:
- a CDS encoding PASTA domain-containing protein, with the protein SQGPTVAFTVAAAAPKKKFPWWIVAAAAAAVLVIAVVAFFLTRDDDEPEVADPVTMPDLIGLPQSQAVSQLQALGVTVASISPVDPAVVPGPDDCIALQAPFPGQPATDEGAALATAPCPAPGTPTVTFDPGISICDIQPVICDFAATDLTIPVEVLEDQFDEQFDDFSGP; encoded by the coding sequence CAGCCAGGGGCCGACGGTGGCGTTCACCGTCGCCGCCGCCGCGCCGAAGAAGAAGTTCCCGTGGTGGATCGTGGCGGCCGCGGCCGCCGCGGTCCTCGTGATCGCGGTCGTCGCCTTCTTCCTCACGAGGGACGACGACGAGCCCGAGGTCGCCGACCCGGTCACCATGCCCGACCTGATCGGCCTCCCGCAGTCCCAGGCCGTCAGCCAGCTCCAGGCGCTCGGCGTGACGGTCGCCTCGATCAGCCCGGTCGACCCGGCCGTGGTGCCCGGGCCCGACGACTGCATCGCCCTCCAGGCACCGTTCCCCGGCCAGCCGGCGACCGACGAGGGGGCCGCGCTGGCCACGGCCCCCTGCCCGGCGCCGGGGACGCCGACGGTGACGTTCGACCCCGGCATCAGCATCTGCGACATCCAGCCGGTCATCTGCGACTTCGCCGCCACGGACCTGACGATCCCGGTCGAGGTGCTCGAGGACCAGTTCGACGAGCAGTTCGACGACTTCTCCGGGCCGTGA
- a CDS encoding M6 family metalloprotease domain-containing protein: MTHGHDLDAPCFVAPSPELRERLRATLGTLRTAAGAAGVGPQMLTVRGPISPGLNDGLIYPGTHLPAGTPLALARRQAADRAPLRDAVKVIVVLVDFDDAPMANDKAHYEELFFSTGTRPNGSVNDYFREVSGGLLSIEGEVAGPYRLPRPVSEYANGAAGTGGAAPNARTMAEDAASAADADVDFAPYDNDGNGFVDAFIVVHAGQGAESTASNDDIWSHKWVLASGELPVDGAKIYAYLTVPEDCGIGVCCHELGHLLFGWPDLYDIDYSSNGVGSWCLMGDGSWNGSGDVPAHPSAWCKVSQDWVTVVNHTANEKVDVDAVQSSRTVHRLWKDGADGQEYFLVENRQRTGYDRELPSDGLLIWHVDDSIEGNADESHYRVALVQADDRRDLERGANQGDDGDPFPGSGGITAFTTTSSPSSRSYAGLATCVAVTDIGASAASISTSMAVTCPTLPAVTEPTVRKGSRGPAVEKLQRLLGQAGFDAGTVDGVFGTNTVKAVRAFQKANGLVVDGVAGRATWAALLAATAT, encoded by the coding sequence ATGACACACGGGCACGACCTCGACGCGCCCTGCTTCGTGGCGCCGAGCCCGGAGCTGCGCGAACGCCTCCGGGCGACCCTGGGGACCCTCCGCACCGCCGCCGGCGCGGCCGGCGTGGGCCCGCAGATGCTCACCGTCAGGGGCCCGATCTCGCCGGGCCTGAACGACGGCCTCATCTATCCGGGCACGCACCTGCCCGCCGGCACCCCACTGGCGCTGGCCCGCCGCCAGGCGGCCGACCGGGCGCCCCTGCGGGACGCGGTGAAGGTCATCGTGGTGCTCGTGGACTTCGACGACGCGCCGATGGCGAACGACAAGGCGCACTACGAGGAGCTGTTCTTCTCCACCGGCACGCGCCCGAACGGCAGCGTGAACGACTACTTCCGCGAGGTGAGCGGCGGGCTGCTGTCGATCGAGGGCGAGGTCGCCGGGCCCTACCGGCTGCCCCGGCCGGTGAGCGAGTACGCCAACGGGGCGGCGGGCACGGGCGGGGCGGCGCCGAACGCGAGGACGATGGCAGAGGACGCGGCGTCGGCCGCCGACGCGGACGTCGACTTCGCCCCGTACGACAACGACGGCAACGGCTTCGTCGACGCGTTCATCGTCGTCCACGCCGGGCAGGGCGCCGAGTCGACCGCCAGCAACGACGACATCTGGTCGCACAAGTGGGTCTTGGCCAGCGGCGAGCTCCCGGTCGACGGAGCCAAGATCTACGCCTACCTGACCGTCCCGGAGGACTGCGGCATCGGCGTCTGCTGCCACGAGCTCGGCCACCTGCTGTTCGGCTGGCCGGACCTGTACGACATCGACTACTCCTCGAACGGGGTGGGCAGCTGGTGCCTCATGGGCGACGGCAGCTGGAACGGCAGTGGCGACGTCCCCGCCCACCCGTCGGCCTGGTGCAAGGTGAGCCAGGACTGGGTCACGGTCGTGAACCACACCGCCAACGAGAAGGTCGACGTCGACGCCGTGCAGTCGTCCCGGACGGTCCACCGGCTCTGGAAGGACGGCGCCGACGGCCAGGAGTACTTCCTCGTCGAGAACCGCCAGCGCACCGGCTACGACCGCGAGCTGCCGTCGGACGGCCTGCTCATCTGGCACGTGGACGACTCGATCGAGGGCAACGCCGACGAGAGCCACTACCGGGTCGCGCTCGTCCAGGCCGACGACCGACGGGACCTCGAGCGGGGCGCCAACCAGGGTGACGACGGCGACCCGTTCCCCGGCAGCGGCGGCATCACCGCGTTCACGACGACCTCGTCGCCGAGCTCCCGCTCCTACGCCGGCCTGGCCACCTGCGTGGCCGTGACCGACATCGGGGCGTCCGCGGCGTCGATCTCCACGTCCATGGCCGTCACCTGCCCGACGCTTCCGGCGGTCACCGAGCCGACGGTGCGCAAGGGGTCGCGGGGCCCGGCCGTCGAGAAGCTCCAGCGCCTGCTGGGCCAGGCCGGGTTCGACGCCGGCACGGTCGACGGCGTGTTCGGCACCAACACCGTGAAGGCCGTGCGGGCCTTCCAGAAGGCGAACGGGCTGGTGGTCGACGGGGTCGCGGGGCGGGCGACGTGGGCGGCCCTGCTGGCCGCCACGGCCACGTGA
- a CDS encoding DNA-processing protein DprA, translating to MKSVDGMPAPAAGLPTEAYAVALAALPAMGPSRLLALLRRLAPAAAWAQVLAGRGSADAALAASWRAAATRLAPSELWDRCRAAGIGVSLLGSASYPAVLAADPVPPAVVFIRGDPAAVDGPRVAVVGTRRCSRYGRDVAARLARDLADAGVRVVSGLALGIDGAAHAGALAAGSAPPIGVVGSGLDVVYPRRHAGLWDDVARAGLLLSEAPPGARPEPWRFPARNRLLAALADVVVVVESHAAGGSMLTVNEAVARDRPVMAVPGPVVSPASAGTNDLLASGAHVARDAGDVLALLGMEPGGRRARDESRPPPSASDATVLDALGWQPATTDEVATAAGVDLATAAVALERLTAAGWVASTGGWWERVAGGGRAGEGSRRRDT from the coding sequence ATGAAGTCGGTCGACGGCATGCCGGCCCCGGCGGCCGGGCTCCCCACCGAGGCCTATGCGGTCGCGCTCGCCGCCCTGCCGGCTATGGGGCCGAGCCGTCTGCTCGCCCTCCTGCGCCGCCTCGCCCCCGCCGCGGCCTGGGCGCAGGTCCTCGCCGGCCGGGGGAGCGCGGACGCGGCCCTCGCCGCGTCGTGGCGCGCCGCCGCGACCCGGCTCGCTCCCTCCGAGCTGTGGGACCGGTGCCGGGCCGCCGGCATCGGTGTCAGCCTCCTCGGGTCGGCCAGCTACCCGGCGGTGCTGGCCGCCGACCCGGTGCCGCCGGCGGTCGTGTTCATCCGGGGCGACCCCGCCGCGGTGGACGGGCCGCGCGTCGCCGTCGTCGGCACCCGGCGCTGCTCGCGGTACGGACGGGACGTCGCCGCCCGGCTCGCGCGCGACCTCGCCGACGCGGGCGTCCGGGTGGTGTCCGGGCTGGCGCTCGGCATCGACGGGGCCGCCCACGCCGGCGCACTGGCCGCCGGGTCGGCGCCGCCGATCGGCGTGGTCGGCAGCGGCCTCGACGTCGTCTACCCCCGCCGGCACGCCGGCCTGTGGGACGACGTCGCCCGCGCCGGTCTCCTGCTGAGCGAGGCGCCGCCCGGGGCGCGGCCCGAGCCGTGGCGCTTCCCCGCGCGCAACCGCCTCCTCGCCGCGCTGGCCGACGTGGTCGTCGTCGTCGAGTCCCACGCCGCGGGCGGGTCGATGCTGACCGTCAACGAGGCGGTCGCCCGCGACCGGCCCGTCATGGCCGTGCCCGGCCCCGTCGTCAGCCCGGCGTCGGCCGGCACCAACGACCTCCTCGCGTCGGGCGCCCACGTGGCCAGGGACGCCGGCGACGTCCTCGCCCTGCTCGGGATGGAGCCGGGCGGCCGGCGGGCCCGGGACGAGTCCCGGCCACCACCGTCGGCCTCCGACGCGACCGTCCTCGACGCACTCGGCTGGCAGCCGGCGACGACCGACGAGGTGGCGACCGCGGCCGGCGTCGACCTCGCCACGGCCGCCGTCGCCCTCGAGCGCCTCACCGCCGCCGGGTGGGTCGCGTCGACGGGCGGGTGGTGGGAGCGGGTCGCCGGCGGCGGGCGGGCCGGAGAGGGATCGCGGCGCCGTGATACGTGA
- a CDS encoding YifB family Mg chelatase-like AAA ATPase — MLATIPSATLLGVDGHAVLVEVHVSAGLPGFTVVGLPDTSCRESRDRVRAALISSGLPWPTRRVTVNLAPSGLRKGGAGLDLPIAIGLLVASGHLPVEAVDGCSFLGELGLDGELRPVPGVVPLVDALPGRVAVVPAACEAEARLVGRHHVRAVRTLAELVGALTGDVPWPEPADPPPAVDERPPPDLADVRGHALGRLAVEVAAAGGHHLLMVGPPGSGKTMLARRLPGLLPPLDRDEALEVTRVHSAAGLPLPAGGLIRRPPLRQPHHSSSMVSLVGGGAGWLRPGEASAAHCGVLFMDELGEFPASVLDALRQPLEDGVMRVHRAKASVTYPARFLLVAAMNPCPCGQGGPPGSCRCTDAARARYQRRLSGPLLDRFDLRVEITRPDVSHLLGGTTGESSATVAERVAAARRKARARGCRSNGELPARVLDDLAPLSSAASEALERALVTGRLSARGLQRVRRVALTLADLRGDEPPLAEDHVCLALALRAEVGDHAEAVVA; from the coding sequence CGGGTGCGCGCCGCCCTGATCTCGTCCGGCCTGCCCTGGCCGACCCGGCGGGTGACGGTCAACCTCGCCCCGTCCGGCCTCCGGAAGGGCGGCGCCGGCCTCGACCTGCCGATCGCCATCGGCCTCCTCGTCGCCTCCGGCCACCTGCCGGTCGAAGCGGTCGACGGCTGCTCGTTCCTCGGTGAGCTCGGCCTCGACGGCGAGCTCCGGCCCGTCCCCGGCGTGGTCCCCCTGGTCGACGCCCTCCCCGGCCGCGTCGCCGTCGTCCCGGCGGCGTGCGAGGCCGAGGCCCGCCTCGTCGGCCGTCACCACGTCCGGGCCGTCCGCACCCTCGCCGAGCTGGTCGGCGCGCTCACCGGCGACGTGCCATGGCCCGAGCCGGCCGACCCGCCGCCGGCCGTCGACGAACGCCCCCCGCCCGACCTTGCCGACGTGCGCGGGCACGCGCTCGGCCGCCTCGCCGTCGAGGTCGCCGCCGCCGGCGGCCATCACCTGCTGATGGTCGGGCCGCCGGGGTCCGGGAAGACCATGCTCGCCCGCCGCCTGCCCGGCCTCCTCCCGCCGCTCGACCGCGACGAGGCCCTGGAGGTGACCCGCGTCCACTCGGCCGCCGGCCTCCCGCTCCCGGCCGGCGGGCTGATCCGGCGACCACCCCTGCGCCAGCCCCACCACTCGTCGTCGATGGTCTCGCTGGTCGGCGGGGGCGCCGGTTGGCTCCGACCCGGGGAGGCGAGCGCGGCCCACTGCGGCGTGCTCTTCATGGACGAGCTGGGCGAGTTCCCGGCCAGCGTCCTCGACGCGCTCCGCCAGCCGTTGGAGGACGGCGTCATGCGGGTCCACCGGGCAAAGGCCAGCGTGACCTACCCGGCCCGCTTCCTGCTGGTGGCGGCGATGAACCCGTGCCCGTGCGGCCAGGGCGGGCCTCCCGGCTCGTGCCGGTGCACCGACGCCGCCCGCGCCCGCTACCAGCGCCGCCTCTCCGGCCCGTTGCTCGACCGGTTCGACCTCCGCGTCGAGATCACCCGGCCCGACGTCTCGCACCTCCTCGGCGGCACCACCGGCGAGTCGTCGGCGACCGTGGCCGAGCGGGTGGCCGCCGCCCGCCGGAAGGCTCGTGCCCGGGGGTGCCGGTCGAACGGCGAACTGCCGGCCCGCGTCCTCGACGATCTCGCCCCGCTGTCGTCGGCGGCGTCGGAGGCCCTCGAGCGGGCACTCGTCACCGGCCGACTGAGCGCACGGGGGCTCCAACGGGTGCGGCGGGTGGCGCTCACCCTCGCCGACCTCAGAGGCGACGAGCCGCCGCTCGCCGAGGACCACGTCTGCCTCGCGCTCGCCCTGCGGGCCGAGGTCGGCGACCACGCCGAGGCGGTCGTGGCATGA